In one Acidimicrobiales bacterium genomic region, the following are encoded:
- a CDS encoding ABC transporter permease — translation MSLAEATAAEVVVESGGPGGPQSVGRAKDTFRRLRRNPAAIGGAALILVFVLVAVLAPVLAPQDPYRTNRSLVSPGNYPGPSSEHLLGVDDLGRDELSRIIYGARYSLVIGVVSLLLGLAAGAILGGLAGAFGGWVDNALMRLTDIMLAVPGLLFAIAVAAVLGRSLTSVMIAIAVVNVPVFARLLRGSMLANRESDYVLAARAVGVKRWRITLQHVVPNSLSPVLVQGTLALATAIIDAAGLAYLGLGSADPSIPEWGRMLASTQRYLATAPQLAIYPGLAIVLSVLGFNLLGEALREALDPKLRR, via the coding sequence GTGAGCCTCGCCGAGGCGACCGCCGCCGAGGTCGTCGTCGAGTCCGGGGGCCCCGGCGGCCCCCAGTCCGTCGGGCGGGCCAAGGACACCTTCCGGCGCCTCCGCCGCAACCCGGCCGCCATCGGCGGCGCCGCCCTCATCCTGGTCTTCGTGCTGGTCGCCGTCCTGGCCCCAGTGCTCGCCCCCCAGGACCCGTACCGCACCAACCGCAGCCTCGTGTCCCCCGGCAACTACCCGGGGCCGTCCTCGGAGCACCTGCTCGGGGTGGACGACCTCGGCCGCGACGAGCTGTCCCGCATCATCTACGGCGCCCGCTACTCGCTCGTCATCGGCGTGGTCAGCCTGCTGCTCGGCCTGGCCGCCGGGGCGATCCTCGGCGGGCTGGCCGGGGCGTTCGGCGGCTGGGTGGACAACGCCCTGATGCGGCTGACCGACATCATGCTGGCCGTCCCCGGGCTGCTGTTCGCCATCGCCGTCGCCGCCGTGCTCGGCCGCAGCCTGACGTCGGTGATGATCGCCATCGCCGTCGTGAACGTGCCGGTGTTCGCCCGGCTCCTCCGCGGCTCGATGCTGGCCAACCGGGAGAGCGACTACGTCCTCGCGGCGCGCGCCGTCGGCGTGAAGCGATGGCGGATCACCCTCCAGCACGTGGTGCCCAACTCGCTGTCGCCGGTGCTCGTCCAGGGCACGCTCGCCCTCGCCACCGCCATCATCGACGCCGCCGGCCTCGCCTACCTCGGCCTCGGCTCGGCCGACCCGAGCATCCCCGAGTGGGGCCGGATGCTGGCCTCGACCCAGCGCTACCTCGCGACCGCGCCCCAGCTCGCCATCTACCCGGGGCTCGCCATCGTGCTGTCGGTGCTCGGCTTCAACCTGCTCGGCGAGGCCCTCAGGGAAGCCCTCGACCCGAAGCTGCGACGATGA
- a CDS encoding ABC transporter ATP-binding protein → MPKPEADTRLLSVRDLRVTFQTRGREAVRAVDGVSLDVEAGQTVGLVGESGCGKSVTSLAILGLLPSRGVKVGGSVELDGRDLLAMPESRLRDIRGRDIAMVFQDPMTSLNPVLTVGRQLTEVLQRHEGLDRRESRRKAVETLDAVGIPAPDRRLKDYPHQLSGGMRQRVMIALALACKPRLLIADEPTTALDVTIQAQILGLLRDLVAWSRTALVMITHDLGVVAGLCETVHVMYAGRIVESAGRRELFARPRHPYTAGLLASVPRLDRARSGRLQPIAGSPRDTIPWTTGCAFAPRCPNQIDVCTKVTPELEPDRGDREHLLRCHNPVEVVVGEPVRA, encoded by the coding sequence GTGCCCAAGCCCGAGGCCGACACCCGGCTGCTGTCGGTGCGCGACCTGCGGGTCACGTTCCAGACGAGGGGCCGCGAGGCCGTGCGCGCCGTCGACGGCGTGAGCCTCGACGTCGAGGCCGGCCAGACCGTCGGGCTCGTCGGCGAGTCGGGCTGCGGCAAGAGCGTCACGTCGCTCGCCATCCTCGGGCTGCTGCCGTCGAGGGGCGTCAAGGTCGGCGGGTCGGTGGAGCTCGACGGGCGGGACCTGCTGGCCATGCCCGAGTCCCGCCTGCGCGACATCCGGGGCCGGGACATCGCCATGGTCTTCCAGGACCCGATGACGTCGCTGAACCCCGTGCTCACCGTGGGCCGCCAGCTCACCGAGGTGCTCCAGCGCCACGAGGGGCTCGACCGGAGGGAGTCCAGGCGCAAGGCCGTCGAGACGCTCGACGCCGTCGGCATCCCCGCCCCCGACCGCCGGCTGAAGGACTACCCGCACCAGCTGTCGGGCGGCATGCGCCAGCGGGTGATGATCGCCCTCGCCCTCGCCTGCAAGCCCCGGCTGCTGATCGCCGACGAGCCGACCACCGCCCTCGACGTCACCATCCAGGCCCAGATCCTCGGCCTCCTGCGCGACCTCGTGGCCTGGTCCCGCACCGCGCTGGTCATGATCACCCACGACCTCGGCGTGGTCGCCGGGCTGTGCGAGACCGTCCACGTGATGTACGCGGGCCGGATCGTGGAGTCGGCCGGCCGGCGCGAGCTGTTCGCCCGCCCCCGCCACCCCTACACGGCCGGCCTGCTGGCCTCCGTGCCCCGCCTCGACCGGGCCAGGTCGGGCCGGCTCCAGCCGATCGCCGGGTCGCCGCGGGACACGATCCCGTGGACGACCGGGTGCGCGTTCGCGCCGCGGTGCCCGAACCAGATCGACGTCTGCACCAAGGTCACCCCCGAGCTCGAGCCCGACCGCGGTGACCGCGAGCACCTCCTGCGCTGCCACAACCCCGTCGAGGTCGTGGTCGGGGAGCCGGTGCGGGCGTGA
- a CDS encoding oligopeptide/dipeptide ABC transporter ATP-binding protein, producing the protein MSADGDGDRRDGADLLDVQGLKVHFPITEGLVIERKVGAVQAVDGVDLQLRRGETLGLVGESGCGKTTVGRTILRLIEPTAGRIVFDGEDITALSGERLRTLRRRMQMIFQDPYSSLDPRQTVGSIVAEPIKAHGLASGGSVDRRVRELLDVVGLPSEAANRYPHEFSGGQRQRVGIARALALQPDLIVADEPVSALDVSIQAQVVNLLEELQASFDLTYLVIAHDLGVVRHISDRVAVMYLGVIVEQAVTDDLFDQPLHPYSHALLSAVPVPDPEVEDTRQRIVLRGDVPSPIDPPPGCRFHTRCPYRQPTRCADEVPALREVLPRHLVACHWAEEILRGEVRPHEPPDPDAPDEAGVTPGTLPTPGPRVDPLERPF; encoded by the coding sequence GTGAGCGCCGACGGCGACGGCGACCGGCGGGACGGCGCCGACCTCCTCGACGTCCAGGGCCTGAAGGTCCACTTCCCGATCACCGAGGGGCTCGTGATCGAGCGCAAGGTGGGCGCCGTGCAGGCGGTCGACGGGGTCGACCTGCAGCTGCGCCGGGGCGAGACGCTCGGGCTGGTCGGCGAGTCGGGCTGCGGGAAGACGACCGTCGGCCGCACGATCCTCCGGCTGATCGAGCCGACCGCCGGCCGGATCGTGTTCGACGGCGAGGACATCACCGCCCTGTCCGGGGAGCGGCTCCGCACCCTCCGCCGGCGCATGCAGATGATCTTCCAGGACCCGTACTCGAGCCTGGACCCCCGCCAGACGGTCGGGTCGATCGTGGCCGAGCCGATCAAGGCCCACGGCCTGGCGTCGGGCGGCTCGGTCGACCGCCGGGTGCGGGAGCTGCTCGACGTGGTCGGCCTGCCGTCCGAGGCCGCCAACCGCTACCCGCACGAGTTCTCGGGCGGGCAGCGCCAGCGGGTGGGGATCGCGAGGGCGCTCGCCCTCCAGCCCGACCTGATCGTCGCCGACGAGCCGGTGTCGGCCCTCGACGTGTCGATCCAGGCCCAGGTCGTCAACCTGCTCGAGGAGCTCCAGGCGTCCTTCGACCTGACCTACCTGGTCATCGCCCACGACCTCGGCGTCGTCCGCCACATCTCCGACCGGGTCGCGGTCATGTACCTCGGCGTCATCGTCGAGCAGGCGGTCACCGACGACCTGTTCGACCAGCCCCTCCACCCCTACAGCCACGCGCTGCTGTCGGCCGTGCCCGTCCCCGACCCCGAGGTGGAGGACACCCGCCAGCGCATCGTCCTGCGGGGCGACGTGCCCTCCCCCATCGACCCGCCGCCCGGCTGCCGGTTCCACACCCGCTGCCCGTACCGGCAGCCGACCCGGTGCGCGGACGAGGTGCCCGCCCTGCGCGAGGTGCTCCCCCGCCACCTCGTCGCCTGCCACTGGGCCGAGGAGATCCTGCGGGGCGAGGTGCGGCCCCACGAGCCGCCCGACCCCGACGCGCCCGACGAGGCCGGCGTCACCCCCGGCACCCTGCCGACCCCAGGGCCCCGCGTCGACCCGCTGGAACGGCCCTTCTAG